One segment of Peromyscus leucopus breed LL Stock chromosome 5, UCI_PerLeu_2.1, whole genome shotgun sequence DNA contains the following:
- the LOC114681101 gene encoding acylcarnitine hydrolase-like — protein MPLDTLPGWLNAVACGLLCLLQVHGENSAIPIRTTHTGQVQGSLVHLNDTTEDVYTFLGIPFAKPPLGKLRFSPPESPEPWSGVRDGTTYPARCLQNSETMNVESQEMMKPNMPPISTSEDCLYLNIYTPAHAHEGSNLPVMVWIHGGAFVMGMASIHDGSMLAAIEDVVVVTVQYRLGILGFFSTGDEHARGNWGYLDQVAALHWVQKNIAHFGGNPDQVTIFGESAGGTSVSSHVVSPMSKGLFHRAIMESGVAQMPDLISNTSEAVYTMVANSSGCEAVDSESLVHCLRNKSEEEILAMNKVFKIIPAVVDGEFLPRHPRELLASVDFHPVPSIIGVNNDEYGWLFPMILGSDQTIKDITRDSLQAVLKSTATQMMLPPECGDLLMEEYMGDTEDAQTLQIQFKEMMGDFTFIIPALQVANFQRSHTPVYFYEFCHEVNFFKDVRPPHVKADHGDEVPFVFGSFYWGVKLNLTEEEELLSRRMMKYWANFARHGNPNSEDLPYWPVFDHDEQYLQLDIQPTVGQALKARRLQFWTKTLPKKIQELKGSQQNHKEL, from the exons GTGAAAACTCAGCCATCCCCATCAGGACTACCCACACAGGACAGGTGCAAGGCAGTCTTGTCCACTTGAATGACACCACAGAGGATGTCTACACCTTCCTGGGAATTCCCTTTGCAAAGCCCCCTCTAGGAAAGCTGAGATTTTCACCCCCTGAGTCTCCTGAACCATGGAGTGGTGTGAGGGATGGGACCACCTACCCAGCCAG GTGTCTACAAAATTCTGAAACAATGAATGTAGAGAGTCAGGAGATGATGAAACCGAACATGCCTCCCATCTCTACATCTGAGGACTGCCTGTATCTCAACATCTATACACCAGCTCATGCCCATGAGGGCTCTAACCTACCT GTAATGGTATGGATCCATGGTGGTGCATTTGTTATGGGCATGGCTTCCATTCATGATGGATCCATGCTGGCAGCCATTGAGGATGTGGTAGTGGTCACTGTCCAGTACCGTCTGGGTATCCTGGGCTTCTTCAG CACTGGAGATGAGCATGCCAGAGGCAACTGGGGCTACCTGGACCAAGTGGCCGCCCTACACTGGGTCCAGAAGAACATCGCCCACTTTGGAGGCAACCCTGACCAAGTCACTATTTTTGGCGAGTCTGCAGGAGGCACAAGTGTGTCTTCACATGTTGTGTCTCCCATGTCCAAGGGACTCTTCCACAGAGCCATCATGGAGAGTGGAGTGGCCCAGATGCCTGACCTTATCTCCAACACCTCTGAGGCGGTCTATACA ATGGTGGCCAACTCATCTGGTTGTGAGGCTGTGGACTCAGAGAGCCTGGTGCACTGTCTGAGAAACAAGAGTGAAGAAGAGATTCTGGCTATGAACAAG GTCTTCAAGATTATCCCTGCTGTGGTAGATGGGGAGTTCCTACCCAGGCATCCCCGAGAGTTGTTGGCTTCTGTGGATTTTCACCCTGTTCCCAGCATCATAGGTGTCAACAACGATGAATATGGTTGGCTTTTCCCCATG ATCCTAGGCTCTGATCAAACAATAAAGGATATAACCAGAGATTCCCTGCAGGCTGTTCTGAAGAGCACAGCAACACAGATG ATGCTGCCTCCCGAATGTGGTGACCTGCTAATGGAAGAGTACATGGGGGACACTGAAGACGCCCAGACCCTCCAAATACAGTTCAAAGAAATGATGGGGGACTTCACGTTCATTATCCCTGCACTCCAAGTAGCAAATTTTCAGC GTTCCCACACCCCTGTCTACTTTTATGAGTTCTGTCATGAGGTCAACTTCTTCAAAGATGTCAGGCCACCCCACGTGAAAGCTGATCATGGTGATGAGGTTCCCTTTGTCTTTGGGTCCTTCTACTGGGGTGTGAAAC TTAACCTtactgaggaggaggagctgctgaGCAGGAGGATGATGAAGTACTGGGCCAACTTTGCACGACATGG GAACCCCAACAGTGAGGATCTACCCTACTGGCCTGTGTTTGACCATGATGAGCAGTACCTGCAGCTGGACATTCAGCCTACTGTGGGACAagccctgaaggccagaaggctGCAGTTCTGGACCAAGACTCTGCCCAAGAAGATCCAGGAGCTAAAAGGGTCTCAGCAGAATCACAAAGAGTTGTAG